The following are from one region of the Nicotiana tabacum cultivar K326 chromosome 3, ASM71507v2, whole genome shotgun sequence genome:
- the LOC107788986 gene encoding cyclic dof factor 1-like, with the protein MSGSIANKDPAIKLFGRTIQLPDFPAPSPADTGDYSSSAGEAELEHKGQCDDCKDENEHLIAEELQGQNPIPEKSDIIEESPSYNDCSTAKTSKSEEEQAETSNSQEKILKKPDKILPCPRCNSMETKFCYFNNYNVSQPRHFCKNCQRYWTAGGTMRNVPVGAGRRKHKNPVLHYRHISVSETLTDLSNGIQPPPLKLNGTILAFDTDKPLRESMGSVLNIADKTMQNCSGNGFHRYKELGIQAGDNGDDRSNGSSVTALSSKDSDNGLPDMPRQNCDSFSPHLPCFTGAPWPYPWSSVHLSNAVPPPGYYLPGFPMPFVPAYWGCAIPGSWNVPWMSPPTASQNQMPPTSSPNSPTLGKHPRDEIILKSMGSEEEPWKESNPPEKCLWFPKTLRIGDPGEAAKSSIWSTLGIKHDVVDSVSGGSFKAFLPKSDERNHVSENSSVLKANPAAMSRSLNFNESS; encoded by the exons ATGTCTGGATCAATTGCTAATAAGGACCCAGCCATTAAACTCTTTGGTCGGACGATTCAGTTGCCCGATTTTCCGGCGCCGTCTCCGGCAGATACCGGAGACTATAGTTCCTCAGCTGGAGAAGCTGAGCTAGAGCACAAG GGTCAGTGTGATGATTGTAAGGATGAGAATGAACATTTGATTGCCGAGGAGTTGCAGGGTCAGAATCCAATTCCAGAGAAAAGTGATATTATAGAGGAGTCACCTTCTTATAATGACTGTTCAACAGCCAAAACATCAAAAAGTGAAGAGGAACAGGCTGAAACAAGTAATTCACAGGAGAAAATCCTGAAAAAACCAGACAAGATACTTCCATGTCCTCGCTGTAATAGCATGGAAACAAAATTTTGTTACTTCAACAATTACAACGTCAGCCAGCCTAGACACTTTTGCAAGAATTGTCAGAGATATTGGACTGCTGGTGGGACTATGAGGAATGTGCCTGTAGGTGCTGGCCGTCGGAAACACAAGAACCCAGTTTTGCATTACCGTCACATATCCGTCTCTGAGACACTAACAGATCTTTCAAATGGAATCCAGCCACCTCCGCTCAAGCTCAATGGAACCATTCTTGCATTTGATACTGACAAACCCCTGCGCGAGTCAATGGGTTCAGTTTTGAACATTGCTGATAAAACTATGCAGAATTGCTCTGGGAATGGGTTCCACAGATATAAGGAGCTTGGAATTCAGGCTGGAGACAATGGAGATGATCGTTCCAATGGATCTTCAGTTACTGCTTTAAGTTCAAAGGATAGTGATAATGGGTTGCCCGACATGCCGAGACAGAACTGTGATAGCTTTTCACCTCATTTACCTTGCTTTACTGGAGCTCCTTGGCCATATCCATGGAGTTCTGTGCACTTGAGCAATGCAGTACCTCCACCTGGTTACTATCTTCCTGGCTTTCCTATGCCGTTCGTCCCTGCTTATTGGGGTTGTGCAATACCAGGTTCTTGGAATGTCCCTTGGATGTCCCCACCCACTGCATCCCAAAACCAAATGCCTCCAACTTCTAGTCCTAATTCTCCAACTCTGGGGAAACATCCAAGGGATGAGATTATTCTGAAATCAATGGGCAGTGAAGAAGAACCATGGAAAGAGAGTAATCCACCTGAGAAATGCCTATGGTTTCCAAAAACATTGCGAATTGGTGATCCAGGGGAAGCTGCAAAGAGTTCTATCTGGTCAACATTGGGAATAAAACATGACGTAGTTGATTCAGTCAGCGGAGGTTCTTTCAAAGCCTTTCTGCCAAAGAGTGATGAAAGGAACCATGTTTCAGAAAACTCTTCTGTATTAAAAGCCAATCCAGCAGCAATGTCTAGGTCATTAAATTTCAATGAGAGCTCGTAA